GTGCAGAACCTCGCCACGTGCTTGGCCAGCTCGACCTCCCGCAGGAACGCCGCCCGCTCGTCACCCACGGGCCCGTGCAGCAGCTTGACCGCGTACGTCTCCCCGCCCCGCGAACCGAGGAACACCGTGCCCTGTCCGCCCTCGCCCAGCCGTCCGGAGAGGTCGTACTCACCGAGTCGCTGGGGGTCCCCCGTTCTGAGCGGCTGCGCCGTTGGCACGGGCGCCTCCCCTCGCCGCCACCCTTCCTGCTCTCTACTGAAAGCAACGGGCCGCCTTCAGTCAACGGTGCGCACGGCAATCGCCGCCTGACCGTGACACAGCTGGTCAAGAAGCTCGTGCGACCGTGCCCGAATACGTCACTTCGTCCTTACCTTGGCGCGTCACCTTGATGGCCATCCGGTTCGAGTCGGACATCGGGAACATCCGCAGCGTTCCCGGATAGCACTCGCTCCCCATGACCTGATCGAGGGTGAAGACCGCACCGCGCCCGCTGCGCGCGAGCCGCCCGGAGCAGTGCAGGTCCGCTCCCCACCGCATCGTCCCGCCGTCGGCGCCCATGCGCAGCTCCACGGGGAAGACCCGGTGTGCGGTGAAGTGCTCGGCGGAGCCCGTCCACGTGCCTTCCAGCCCCGGCCCCTCCGCTCCGCGCAGCCAGAACACGAACCCGGCCACCGCCATGGCCACCCCGATCGCCGCCACGCCCAGCTGCCAGGGCCACACCCGCCTGCGCGCCGGGCGCTCCGTGGCGGTGTCGCGTGCGACGGCGGGGAAGCTCGTGGTGGGGTCGGGGTCCATGATCCGCCCGGAGTCGCCGGGCGGCGCGCTCTCCATGACCAGCCGCAGCCCGGCCGTGGCGGGATCGCCAGCGGCCGGAGGCTGCGCGGAGCGGGTGGCGCCGACGGCGGCCTGTGCGCCCGACGACAGCACGTCGCCGCCCGCCGCCTGCCCAAGCAGCCGCCGCAGCACCTCCTCCGCGTCGGGCCGGTCCCCCGGCTCCGGCGCCAGGCAGGACTCCACGATCTCCCGCAGCCGCCCGGTCAGCGTGCCGAGGTCCGGCTTGCCGTACAGGATCCTCGCCAGGACCTCCTGGTAGGTGTCCGCCTTGTACGCGTGCCGCCCCGTGGCGGTGTAGACGACGGTCAGCCCCCAGGCCCACAGGTCGGCGGGCGGCCCGGCGAGCTCACCTTTGATGCGCTCGGGCGCGAGGTACGCCGGGGTGCCGACGGGCACCGCGGCGGTCGTGGCCGCGGTGTCCATGAGCCGGGCCACGCCGAAGTCGATCACTCGCGGCCCGTCGATCCCGAGCAGCACGTTCTGCGGCTTGAAGTCGCGATGCACGACGCCGGCCCGGTGGATGGCCCCGAGGGCGGTGGCGGTGCCGATGGCCAGCCGCTCGAGCGAGCCGCCCAGCCGCGGCCCCTTGGCGACGACGTGCTCCAGCAGCGAGGGGCCCTCGACGTACTCGCTGACCAGGTACGGGCGGTCGCCTTCGAGGTCGGCGTCGAGCAGCTGGGCCGTGCAGAACGCGGCCACCCGGCGTACCGCCTCGACCTCTCCCAGGAACCTGCGCCGCACGTCCGGATCGCCGGACAGGCTCGCGTGCAGCAGCTTGACCGCGACCTGGGCGCCCTGCTCGGAGTGGCCGAGGTAGACGACGCCCTGACCGCCCTGGCCGAGCCTGCGCGACAACCGATACTCCCCCAGCTGTCTCGGGTCATCGGCTCGGAGTGCGGACATATCTTTCGATTATGCCGGGGTTTCGATCAGCCTCGCATAATCATCGAGGATCGGCAGCACTGTGCTCGCAGGGCCGCTGGGGAGCGTGGCCACCGCCTCCTCGATGCCCAGCTCGGCGAAGTAGTCGAGCTTCTCCCTGGTCGGCATCGTCCCGAACGGGATCACCTTGGCCATCGGCCGGCCCGCCTTCTCGCACGCCTCGCGCAGCATCGGCAGCGCCGCCCTGATGCCCTTGCCGCCGATCGGCATCCAGCCCTCGGCGTACTCGGCGACCTGGGCGAACAGCTTCGGCCCCGCGGCGCCGCCCACGTACACCGGTGGCCCGCTGCGCGGCTTGGGCCAGGACCAGGACGGCTCGAACCCGTCGAACGAGGCCACCTCGTCCCGCCACAGCGCCTGCATGGCGAGCACGTTCCGCCTGGCCACCTCGCGGCGGCGGCCGTACGGGACGCCGTGGTTCTCGATCTCCTCGACGTTCCAGCCGAAGCCGACCCCGACCACGACCCGGCCGCCCGACAGGTGGTCGAGCGTGGCGACGGCCTTGGCGGTCACGATGGGGTCGCGCTGGGCGGCGAGCAGGACACCGGTCCCGACGCGCAGCCGCT
This genomic interval from Nonomuraea helvata contains the following:
- a CDS encoding TIGR03619 family F420-dependent LLM class oxidoreductase, with product MRLGVTMFVTDLAMPVQDLARAAEERGFDSLYVPEHTHIPVSRRTPPATGQDELPEEYKRTLDPLVALSFAAASTQRLRVGTGVLLAAQRDPIVTAKAVATLDHLSGGRVVVGVGFGWNVEEIENHGVPYGRRREVARRNVLAMQALWRDEVASFDGFEPSWSWPKPRSGPPVYVGGAAGPKLFAQVAEYAEGWMPIGGKGIRAALPMLREACEKAGRPMAKVIPFGTMPTREKLDYFAELGIEEAVATLPSGPASTVLPILDDYARLIETPA
- a CDS encoding serine/threonine-protein kinase — translated: MSALRADDPRQLGEYRLSRRLGQGGQGVVYLGHSEQGAQVAVKLLHASLSGDPDVRRRFLGEVEAVRRVAAFCTAQLLDADLEGDRPYLVSEYVEGPSLLEHVVAKGPRLGGSLERLAIGTATALGAIHRAGVVHRDFKPQNVLLGIDGPRVIDFGVARLMDTAATTAAVPVGTPAYLAPERIKGELAGPPADLWAWGLTVVYTATGRHAYKADTYQEVLARILYGKPDLGTLTGRLREIVESCLAPEPGDRPDAEEVLRRLLGQAAGGDVLSSGAQAAVGATRSAQPPAAGDPATAGLRLVMESAPPGDSGRIMDPDPTTSFPAVARDTATERPARRRVWPWQLGVAAIGVAMAVAGFVFWLRGAEGPGLEGTWTGSAEHFTAHRVFPVELRMGADGGTMRWGADLHCSGRLARSGRGAVFTLDQVMGSECYPGTLRMFPMSDSNRMAIKVTRQGKDEVTYSGTVARAS